One genomic region from Apodemus sylvaticus chromosome 1, mApoSyl1.1, whole genome shotgun sequence encodes:
- the LOC127682218 gene encoding mas-related G-protein coupled receptor member A-like codes for MGKSSTDVGFLALNTSASPMAVMSTNPIDKIIPGSFNSRTLIPNLIIIISGLVGLTGNAIVFWLLGFRVRRNAFSVYILNLALADFLFLLCHIIDSTLLLRKFLYPDIIFLPCFNTVMMVPYIVGLSMLSAISTERCLSVLCPIWYRFCRPKHTSTVMCSAIWVLSLLICILNRYFCVFLEDTKDKNDNLCLASNFFTAACLIFLFVVLFLSSLALLARLFCGAGQMKLTRLYVTIMLTVLVFLLCGLPFGIHWFLLIWIKIDYGVFAYTLYLVTLVLTAVNSCANPIIYFFVGYFRHQLKHQTLKMVLQRALQDTPETAENIVEMSSSKAEP; via the coding sequence CAGCACAGATGTAGGGTTTCTGGCCCTAAACACCTCAGCCTCGCCAATGGCAGTCATGTCAACAAATCCAATAGACAAAATCATACCTGGAAGTTTCAACAGCAGGACCCTGATCCCAAACTTGATCATTATCATCTCTGGACTGGTTGGGCTGACAGGAAATGCCATTGTGTTCTGGCTCCTGGGCTTCCGTGTGCGCAGGAATGCCTTCTCGGTCTACATCCTAAACTTGGCCCTGGCTGACTTCCTCTTCCTACTCTGTCACATCATAGATTCCACGCTGCTGCTCCGCAAGTTTTTATACCCCGACATTATCTTTCTCCCGTGCTTTAACACCGTCATGATGGTTCCCTACATCGTGGGTCTGAGCATGCTCAGCGCCATCAGCACGGAGCGCTGCCTGTCTGTCCTCTGCCCCATCTGGTATCGCTTCTGCCGCCCAAAACACACATCCACTGTCATGTGTTCTGCGATCTGGGTCCTGTCACTGTTGATCTGCATTCTGAATAGGTATTTTTGTGTCTTCTTAGAAGATACCAAAGACAAAAATGACAACCTGTGTCTGGCATCGAACTTCTTTACTGCTGCATGCCTGATCTTTTTGTTTGTGGTCCTTTTTCTGTCCAGCCTGGCTCTGCTGGCCAGGTTGTTCTGTGGCGCTGGGCAGATGAAGCTCACCAGATTGTACGTGACCATCATGCTGACCGTTTTGGTTTTTCTCCTCTGCGGGTTGCCCTTCGGCATCCACTGGTTCCTGTTAATCTGGATTAAGATCGATTACGGTGTGTTTGCTTATACTCTTTATCTGGTAACACTCGTCCTGACAGCTGTTAACAGCTGTGCCAACCCCATCATTTACTTCTTCGTGGGCTACTTCAGGCATCAGTTAAAGCACCAGACCCTCAAAATGGTTCTCCAGAGGGCGCTGCAGGACACTCCCGAGACAGCCGAAAACATAGTGGAGATGTCAAGCAGCAAAGCAGAGCCGTGA